One genomic segment of bacterium includes these proteins:
- a CDS encoding alpha/beta fold hydrolase — METYRGDVLLLHGGSHGAWCWEEVLRELERAGCRGHAPDLPGAGADPTPRASVTFESCLAAATAFIESEGIEEFVLVGHSLAGILLPELAAAHPGKIRGVVFVAAFVLNRGERVIDLIAPERVPEYRRLAEADPGRSVMLPYAAARERFFNDLDEAAARAAYARLTPQPLAPYFAPARLDPRGVGSLSRYLVCRRDRNLPPGVCRGYAAKLVVPVEEIDAGHDAMLSRPAELASLLLRRGPARGDNCA, encoded by the coding sequence ATGGAAACCTACCGGGGCGACGTACTCCTTCTCCATGGCGGTTCGCACGGGGCCTGGTGCTGGGAAGAGGTTCTCCGGGAACTGGAGCGGGCCGGCTGCCGGGGACACGCCCCGGACCTGCCCGGCGCCGGGGCCGATCCCACGCCGCGGGCGAGCGTGACCTTCGAGTCTTGCCTGGCGGCGGCGACCGCCTTCATCGAGTCCGAGGGGATCGAGGAATTCGTGCTGGTCGGCCATTCCCTGGCGGGAATCCTTCTTCCCGAGCTGGCGGCCGCCCACCCCGGAAAAATCCGCGGGGTCGTCTTCGTGGCCGCGTTCGTCCTAAACCGGGGCGAGCGGGTCATCGACCTGATCGCGCCCGAACGGGTCCCCGAGTATCGCCGTCTGGCCGAGGCCGACCCCGGGCGTTCGGTGATGCTTCCCTACGCCGCCGCCCGGGAGCGCTTCTTCAACGACCTGGACGAAGCCGCCGCCCGCGCGGCCTACGCCCGGCTGACCCCGCAGCCGCTCGCCCCCTACTTCGCGCCCGCCCGACTCGACCCCCGCGGCGTCGGGTCCCTTTCCCGCTACCTCGTCTGCCGCCGCGACCGCAACCTGCCCCCCGGCGTCTGCCGCGGCTACGCGGCCAAGTTGGTCGTTCCGGTCGAGGAGATCGACGCCGGTCACGACGCCATGCTCTCCCGGCCGGCCGAACTGGCGTCCCTTCTCCTCCGCCGGGGCCCGGCCCGCGGCGACAACTGTGCTTGA
- a CDS encoding C4-type zinc ribbon domain-containing protein yields MRDDLRQLLHLQSVDIRMSELEEEKRGLLSHLEMLDRRIAEQEAAARREKEACNQGQVTLKMLELKVSERKGQMQHHQQQSVNVRNNRDYQALMSEIEGCKADIRQIEDEMLEAMEQIEAERDELTRIEADLDRAREEFGAEKEKAGAEIESIDRELANLAAERVAAAAGMDGENLERYQRIYDNRKDRVVVPAVDGSCQGCYMQLTPQQANDVLKDDRLYFCENCGRFLYLPETEEEPGSES; encoded by the coding sequence ATGAGAGACGACCTCCGGCAACTGTTGCATCTCCAGAGCGTGGACATCCGGATGTCCGAGCTGGAGGAGGAGAAACGGGGGCTCCTCTCCCACCTGGAAATGCTGGACCGGCGCATCGCGGAGCAGGAAGCGGCGGCGCGGAGAGAAAAGGAAGCCTGCAACCAAGGGCAGGTGACCCTGAAGATGCTGGAGCTCAAGGTCTCCGAAAGGAAAGGCCAGATGCAGCATCACCAGCAGCAGTCGGTCAACGTCAGGAACAACCGCGACTACCAGGCCCTGATGAGCGAGATCGAAGGATGCAAGGCCGATATCAGGCAGATCGAGGACGAGATGCTCGAGGCCATGGAGCAGATCGAGGCGGAGCGCGACGAGCTGACCCGGATAGAAGCCGACCTCGACCGGGCCCGCGAAGAGTTCGGCGCGGAGAAGGAGAAGGCCGGGGCCGAGATCGAGTCGATCGATCGGGAGCTGGCGAATCTGGCCGCCGAACGCGTGGCGGCGGCGGCGGGGATGGACGGGGAGAACCTCGAACGTTACCAGCGGATCTATGACAACCGCAAGGACCGGGTGGTGGTCCCGGCCGTCGACGGATCCTGCCAGGGTTGCTACATGCAGCTCACCCCCCAGCAGGCCAACGACGTGCTCAAGGACGACCGGCTGTACTTCTGCGAGAACTGCGGCCGGTTCCTCTACCTCCCCGAGACGGAGGAGGAACCCGGTTCCGAAAGCTGA
- the mraZ gene encoding division/cell wall cluster transcriptional repressor MraZ, producing MFLGEYRHAVDSKGRLFIPSKFRSRENQRFFLARGLEKCLFVFPEDEWEKWQSRIGEMDMMKRDARAFNRFFFAGTAEAICDRQGRINLPEHLIEYAGLGKDVVVIGVSSRFEIWSEENWKAYEEESASRYEEIAENLVE from the coding sequence GTGTTCCTGGGCGAATACAGACATGCGGTCGATTCCAAGGGGCGCCTCTTTATCCCCTCCAAGTTCCGTTCCCGGGAAAACCAGCGGTTTTTCCTGGCCCGGGGCCTGGAAAAATGCCTCTTCGTCTTCCCCGAGGACGAATGGGAGAAATGGCAGTCCCGGATCGGGGAGATGGACATGATGAAGCGGGATGCCCGGGCCTTCAACCGCTTCTTCTTCGCGGGGACTGCCGAAGCCATCTGCGATCGCCAGGGCCGCATCAACCTCCCCGAACACCTGATCGAGTACGCCGGCCTGGGAAAGGACGTGGTGGTGATCGGAGTCTCCTCCCGCTTCGAAATCTGGAGCGAAGAGAACTGGAAGGCCTACGAAGAAGAGTCGGCGAGCCGCTATGAAGAGATTGCCGAAAACCTTGTCGAATAG
- the rsmH gene encoding 16S rRNA (cytosine(1402)-N(4))-methyltransferase RsmH — MTEKSSHAARSHRPVMVGEVLEYLAPGPGNRVLDGTVGAGGHAESILESLGPDGFLLGVDRDREILDEARERLERFSGRVRLEKGNFAELGEIEPFDRILLDLGASSLQLDRAERGFSFREDGPLDMRMDRDEATTAFDLVDRLGAAELADLIYRWGEERGSRRIARFIVERRQREPIRSTADLARIVSRALGRRGRIHPATRTFQALRIGVNRELENLEAFLARAPSLLRPGGRIAVISFHSLEDRAVKQAFRTWKREGWGEILTPKPIRAAEDEKKENPRARSARLRAARKHNGNNVPGE, encoded by the coding sequence TTGACCGAAAAAAGTAGCCATGCGGCCCGGTCCCACCGGCCGGTGATGGTCGGGGAGGTGCTGGAGTACCTGGCGCCGGGACCGGGGAACCGGGTGCTCGACGGCACCGTGGGAGCCGGCGGGCACGCCGAATCGATCCTTGAAAGCTTGGGGCCGGACGGATTCCTGCTTGGGGTGGACCGCGATCGCGAGATCCTCGATGAAGCCCGGGAACGCCTGGAGCGTTTTTCGGGCCGGGTGAGGCTGGAGAAAGGCAACTTCGCCGAACTCGGGGAGATCGAGCCCTTCGACCGGATCCTTCTCGACCTGGGGGCGAGCAGCCTCCAGCTGGACCGGGCGGAACGGGGTTTCAGCTTCCGGGAGGACGGCCCCCTGGACATGCGGATGGATCGGGACGAGGCCACCACCGCCTTCGACCTGGTCGACAGGCTCGGAGCCGCAGAACTGGCCGACCTGATCTACCGCTGGGGGGAAGAGCGCGGATCTCGCCGGATCGCCCGCTTCATCGTCGAACGGCGGCAGCGGGAACCGATACGGAGCACCGCCGACCTGGCCCGGATCGTGAGCCGCGCCCTGGGGCGCAGGGGAAGAATCCACCCCGCGACCCGGACGTTTCAGGCCCTGCGGATCGGGGTGAACCGGGAGCTGGAAAACCTGGAGGCTTTCCTGGCCCGGGCGCCCTCGCTCCTGCGGCCGGGAGGGAGGATCGCGGTCATCTCCTTCCACTCCCTGGAGGACCGGGCGGTCAAGCAGGCCTTCCGCACCTGGAAGAGGGAGGGGTGGGGCGAAATCCTGACCCCCAAACCGATCCGGGCCGCAGAGGACGAAAAAAAAGAGAATCCGCGCGCTCGCAGCGCCAGGCTGAGGGCGGCGCGAAAACATAACGGGAACAACGTACCCGGGGAATGA
- a CDS encoding penicillin-binding protein 2 → MLSIFAAGVLARLFFVQCLGHEVWIHHAVDQHRRLGKIPARRGNILDSRGSVLSCSVDSPSLYAVPLEVDDPAAAAALLAPALDLDYETIRARLDSDRSFTWIKRHLSPGEKEAVEALNLPGLGFRVEKKRVYPKGTMLSNVLGLTDVDGNGIEGLEAMFDRQLRGRDGWRLTERDRMLREAVWFRIEDIPPVDGCSLVLTVDEVIQDIAEDELRQAVAEHEAAWGTALVMDCRTGDVLALANLPDFDPNRFPRPAAGVRRNRAITDPIEPGSTFKVFAGAAALEAGVVTPETSFYCENGSFRIGGVVLHDSHPLGTLTFAEIIRHSSNIGMAKVGMLLGEDDLYRTLKRFLVGEKTGIQLPGESAGILRPVGRWSKISLRSITMGHEVSLTPLGLLIAFAAFGNDGIVPAPRLVKRIETADGAALRSYPVSNLGRAVAAATAAEMLEILTTVVEEDGTGSRARIPGYRVAGKTGTAQKPGPDGTYSHRLYRSLFMGMFPAGDSYIAILVMLDEPQGAYYGGTVAAPAFKRIGERIIRYLQLPPSEETA, encoded by the coding sequence ATGCTGTCGATCTTCGCGGCCGGCGTTCTGGCGAGACTCTTTTTCGTTCAGTGCCTGGGCCATGAAGTCTGGATCCACCATGCCGTCGACCAGCACCGCCGCCTGGGAAAGATCCCGGCGCGCCGGGGCAACATTCTCGACTCCCGGGGGAGCGTGCTCTCCTGCAGCGTCGATTCCCCCTCGCTCTACGCCGTTCCCCTCGAAGTCGACGACCCGGCGGCCGCGGCCGCTCTCCTGGCGCCGGCGCTCGACCTCGACTACGAAACCATCCGCGCCCGACTCGATTCGGACCGCAGCTTCACCTGGATCAAGCGCCACCTCTCCCCCGGAGAAAAGGAAGCGGTCGAAGCCCTGAACCTCCCGGGGCTGGGCTTCCGGGTGGAGAAGAAACGCGTGTATCCCAAGGGAACCATGCTCTCCAACGTCCTGGGGCTGACGGACGTGGACGGCAACGGCATCGAGGGCCTGGAGGCGATGTTCGACCGGCAGCTCCGGGGCCGGGACGGATGGCGCCTGACCGAACGGGACCGCATGCTCCGGGAGGCGGTCTGGTTCCGGATCGAAGACATCCCCCCCGTGGACGGATGTTCGCTGGTCCTGACCGTCGACGAGGTCATCCAGGATATCGCCGAGGACGAACTGCGCCAGGCCGTCGCCGAACACGAAGCCGCCTGGGGTACCGCCCTGGTCATGGACTGCAGGACGGGAGACGTGCTGGCTCTGGCCAATCTTCCCGATTTCGACCCCAACCGTTTCCCCCGCCCGGCGGCGGGCGTGCGCCGCAACCGTGCGATCACCGACCCGATCGAACCCGGCTCCACCTTCAAGGTATTCGCGGGGGCGGCGGCCCTGGAAGCCGGAGTGGTCACCCCCGAAACCAGTTTCTACTGCGAGAACGGCTCTTTCCGGATCGGGGGAGTGGTTCTCCACGACAGCCACCCCCTGGGCACGCTCACCTTCGCCGAGATCATCCGTCACTCCAGCAACATCGGGATGGCCAAAGTGGGAATGCTCCTGGGAGAGGACGACCTCTACCGGACCTTGAAACGTTTCCTGGTCGGGGAAAAGACCGGGATCCAGCTCCCGGGGGAGTCGGCGGGAATCCTCCGGCCGGTCGGCCGCTGGAGCAAGATCTCGCTGCGCAGCATCACCATGGGGCACGAAGTCTCCCTCACGCCGCTGGGCCTGCTGATCGCCTTCGCCGCCTTCGGGAACGACGGGATCGTCCCCGCACCCCGGCTGGTGAAACGGATCGAGACCGCGGACGGCGCTGCGCTCCGGTCCTACCCGGTCTCGAACCTGGGCCGAGCGGTCGCCGCCGCCACCGCCGCCGAGATGCTCGAAATCCTGACCACGGTGGTCGAGGAAGACGGCACCGGCTCCCGGGCCCGGATTCCCGGCTACCGGGTGGCGGGGAAGACCGGGACCGCCCAGAAACCGGGGCCGGACGGAACCTACTCACACCGCCTCTACCGGTCGCTCTTCATGGGAATGTTCCCGGCGGGCGACTCCTACATCGCTATTCTGGTCATGCTCGACGAACCGCAGGGGGCCTATTACGGGGGAACGGTGGCGGCGCCCGCCTTCAAACGGATCGGGGAACGGATCATCCGCTACCTCCAGCTGCCCCCCTCGGAGGAAACCGCGTGA
- a CDS encoding UDP-N-acetylmuramoyl-L-alanyl-D-glutamate--2,6-diaminopimelate ligase: MQDLAAAVPGSALKGDGRIRIGGLSIHSSRTAPGDLFVALPGTRADGADYLHEAVEHGAAAVAAREFAVGLPPAVCQLRTPDTVRALPLLAEEFFGHPSRRLRLAGITGTNGKTTVAFLLRYLLERGGVPAGLLGTVRYQIGERNLPSELTTPAPPLLQELLASMVKAALPAAVMEVSSHALSQHRLDGLVFETAVFTNLTPEHLDYHRDMEEYGRAKIRLFSEHLSPRGTAVLSRSDPLSGRIRDVFPGRVLTFGPEEDADFRARDIVLEASSSRFTLAWPGGEERLRIPLVGRFNVLNALAAAAAASAFGVSPERAAGILQSAPGVPGRLETVAEKPFRVIVDYAHSPDALGNVLAALRETSPGSRVILVFGCGGDRDRSKRPRMGAIAAAGADLSIVTSDNPRSENPEAIIAEIAAGFGSAGARAEIEPDRRRAIRTALAAARPGDTVLVAGKGHEERQIFADRVVPFSDRLEVLGALEERQ, from the coding sequence ATGCAGGACCTGGCCGCCGCCGTCCCCGGTTCCGCGCTCAAGGGCGACGGCCGGATCCGCATCGGCGGCCTGAGCATTCACTCCTCCCGGACCGCGCCGGGAGACCTCTTCGTCGCCCTTCCGGGGACCAGAGCCGACGGCGCCGATTATCTGCACGAAGCCGTCGAGCACGGCGCGGCGGCGGTGGCGGCGCGGGAGTTTGCGGTGGGGCTGCCGCCCGCCGTCTGCCAGCTCCGGACCCCCGATACCGTCCGGGCGCTTCCCCTCCTCGCCGAGGAGTTCTTCGGACACCCCTCCCGGCGCCTGCGCCTGGCGGGGATCACGGGGACCAACGGCAAGACCACCGTGGCTTTTCTGCTCCGGTATCTCCTGGAACGGGGGGGGGTGCCGGCGGGGCTCCTGGGCACCGTCCGATACCAGATCGGGGAGAGGAACCTCCCCTCGGAACTGACCACGCCCGCACCCCCGCTGCTTCAGGAACTTCTGGCCTCAATGGTCAAGGCCGCGCTTCCGGCCGCGGTTATGGAAGTCTCCTCCCACGCTCTCTCCCAGCACCGTCTCGACGGGCTGGTTTTCGAAACCGCCGTCTTCACCAACCTCACCCCCGAGCATCTCGACTACCACCGGGACATGGAGGAATACGGTCGGGCCAAGATCCGACTCTTTTCGGAGCACCTCTCCCCGCGGGGAACGGCCGTCCTCAGCCGTTCCGACCCGTTGAGCGGCCGGATCCGGGATGTGTTTCCCGGGCGCGTTCTGACCTTCGGCCCGGAGGAGGATGCCGATTTCCGGGCCCGAGATATCGTTCTCGAGGCTTCTTCCAGCCGCTTTACCCTGGCCTGGCCCGGAGGAGAAGAGCGCCTGCGCATACCCCTGGTGGGCAGGTTCAACGTGCTCAACGCCCTGGCCGCGGCCGCCGCCGCCTCCGCGTTCGGCGTCTCCCCGGAGCGTGCCGCCGGGATCCTGCAAAGCGCCCCCGGCGTCCCCGGGCGCCTGGAAACGGTGGCCGAAAAGCCTTTCCGGGTCATCGTCGACTACGCGCATTCCCCCGACGCCCTGGGGAACGTCCTGGCTGCGCTCCGGGAGACTTCCCCCGGATCCCGGGTGATCCTGGTCTTCGGCTGCGGGGGGGACCGCGACCGGAGCAAGCGCCCGCGGATGGGGGCCATCGCCGCTGCCGGCGCCGACCTCAGCATCGTCACTTCGGACAATCCGCGTTCGGAAAACCCGGAAGCGATCATCGCCGAGATCGCCGCCGGGTTCGGATCGGCCGGCGCGCGGGCGGAGATCGAACCCGACCGCCGCCGGGCGATCCGGACGGCCCTGGCCGCCGCTCGTCCCGGGGACACGGTCCTGGTGGCGGGGAAAGGACACGAGGAGCGCCAGATCTTCGCGGACCGGGTAGTTCCGTTCAGCGACCGCCTGGAGGTACTGGGCGCGCTGGAGGAGAGGCAATGA
- the murF gene encoding UDP-N-acetylmuramoyl-tripeptide--D-alanyl-D-alanine ligase codes for MRPLRLFDALAWCGGDLEGDPGTAFNSVTVDSRRAVPECLFVALRGPRFDGHEFVAAAAAAGASAAMVETDFPAPPGLDLPLLRADGTARALGALARGYRKTLEITACAVTGSNGKTTTKTLLGSLLGSVMPTAVAPASYNNLIGVSLSVLAVEGGDRAAVFELGMNRSGEIAALAAISLPEIGVITNIGAAHLGMLGSMEAVAAAKGELLPALEGRRAAVVNRDDHRAWALLERFRGEAVGFGAAPEADLRVRGWEQTGESARAALTWRDRAAVVELPFPGRHNLYNYLGALAAALTAGVPWESALEATPGLRLPAMRFQRVSCRGVELINDAYNANPDSMRAALAAWLLLPRSGRRILVSGDMAELGEHTVREHRLWGEAAAGAGLDALVFVGPESAAAADAAAAAGAAEVMRFPDPVEAGAVLAGYVREGDSLLFKGSRRAGMERAIEEIRKNAEGSPGG; via the coding sequence ATGAGGCCGCTGCGTCTCTTCGACGCCCTGGCCTGGTGCGGGGGGGACCTGGAAGGCGACCCCGGGACCGCCTTCAATTCGGTGACCGTCGACAGCCGCCGGGCCGTCCCCGAATGCCTTTTCGTCGCCTTGCGCGGGCCGCGCTTCGACGGCCACGAGTTCGTGGCCGCGGCCGCGGCGGCCGGAGCGTCGGCGGCCATGGTCGAGACGGATTTCCCGGCGCCTCCCGGTCTCGATCTCCCCCTGTTGCGCGCGGACGGGACCGCACGGGCCCTGGGAGCCCTGGCCCGGGGGTATCGGAAGACGCTGGAAATCACCGCTTGCGCCGTGACGGGGTCCAACGGGAAGACGACGACCAAGACCCTGCTCGGCTCGCTGTTAGGGAGCGTGATGCCCACGGCGGTGGCTCCGGCCAGCTACAACAACCTGATCGGCGTTTCCCTCAGCGTCCTCGCCGTCGAGGGCGGCGACCGGGCCGCGGTCTTCGAACTGGGGATGAACCGCTCCGGAGAGATCGCCGCCTTGGCCGCGATCTCTCTTCCCGAAATCGGCGTGATTACCAATATCGGAGCCGCTCATCTGGGAATGCTGGGGAGCATGGAGGCCGTGGCCGCGGCCAAAGGCGAACTGCTCCCGGCCCTGGAGGGACGGAGGGCCGCGGTCGTCAACCGGGACGATCACCGGGCCTGGGCCCTCCTGGAGCGGTTCCGGGGAGAAGCGGTGGGGTTCGGGGCCGCCCCCGAAGCCGACCTACGGGTCCGCGGGTGGGAGCAGACCGGCGAGAGCGCCCGGGCCGCCCTGACCTGGCGCGACCGCGCCGCGGTGGTGGAGCTGCCGTTCCCCGGCCGCCACAACCTCTACAACTATCTGGGTGCCCTGGCGGCGGCCCTTACTGCCGGGGTCCCATGGGAGTCGGCGCTGGAAGCCACCCCGGGTCTGCGTCTGCCCGCGATGAGGTTTCAGCGCGTGTCCTGCCGGGGCGTCGAGCTGATCAACGACGCCTACAACGCCAACCCCGATTCGATGCGGGCGGCCCTGGCCGCCTGGCTGCTCCTTCCGCGCTCGGGGCGCCGGATACTGGTCAGCGGCGACATGGCGGAACTGGGAGAGCACACCGTTCGCGAACACAGGCTCTGGGGCGAAGCCGCCGCCGGGGCCGGTCTCGACGCCCTGGTTTTCGTGGGACCGGAGTCCGCGGCGGCGGCCGATGCGGCCGCCGCAGCCGGGGCCGCGGAAGTCATGCGGTTCCCCGATCCGGTTGAGGCCGGGGCCGTTCTCGCCGGCTACGTCCGGGAAGGAGACAGTCTCCTCTTCAAGGGGTCGCGCCGGGCGGGCATGGAACGCGCCATCGAGGAAATCCGAAAAAACGCCGAAGGTTCCCCGGGAGGATAA
- the mraY gene encoding phospho-N-acetylmuramoyl-pentapeptide-transferase: MFYHLLVPLSHYWIGFNVFRYITFRATFAAVTAFVISLIFGPGLIRWLESRKFGEKIRSGDDYRDLADRHRHKAGTPTMGGIIILLALLIPTLLWERWDNPFTWMAFGAAAWMGAVGFADDWMKLRGRGKGRGMSGRIKLGGQVLLALAICFFLYSDPETRDWAEQLRIPFYKHPVVLSMGLVWILFTIMVIAGSSNAVNLTDGLDGLAIGCIGIAAFASAVMAYLTGHREIADYLNILYIPSAGELTVFCAALIGASLGFLWFNAYPAQVFMGDTGSLACGAAIGTVAVLLKKELFLLLIGGVFVIEALSVLLQKSYFKYSRRRWGEGRRILRCAPLHHHFEKSGWAENKITVRFWICAIIFALLAVGALKLQ, translated from the coding sequence ATGTTCTACCATCTTCTCGTTCCCCTGTCCCACTATTGGATCGGGTTCAACGTCTTCCGGTACATCACCTTCCGGGCCACCTTCGCCGCGGTCACCGCGTTCGTCATCTCCCTGATCTTCGGCCCCGGCCTCATCCGCTGGCTGGAGTCGCGGAAGTTCGGCGAAAAGATCCGCAGCGGGGACGATTACCGGGACCTCGCCGACCGCCACCGGCACAAGGCGGGGACCCCGACCATGGGCGGCATCATCATCCTCCTGGCGCTTCTGATTCCCACCCTGCTCTGGGAACGCTGGGACAATCCCTTCACCTGGATGGCCTTCGGCGCCGCGGCCTGGATGGGAGCGGTCGGGTTCGCCGACGACTGGATGAAACTGCGGGGACGAGGGAAGGGCCGGGGGATGTCGGGGCGGATCAAGCTGGGCGGCCAGGTGCTCCTGGCCCTGGCCATCTGCTTTTTCCTCTATTCCGATCCGGAGACGCGGGACTGGGCGGAGCAGCTGCGGATACCCTTCTACAAGCACCCGGTCGTTCTCAGCATGGGGCTGGTCTGGATACTCTTCACCATCATGGTGATCGCGGGATCGAGCAACGCGGTCAACCTTACCGACGGGCTCGACGGTCTGGCCATCGGGTGCATCGGGATCGCGGCCTTCGCCAGCGCCGTCATGGCCTACCTCACCGGCCACCGGGAAATCGCCGACTACCTCAACATCCTCTACATCCCCTCCGCGGGGGAACTTACCGTCTTCTGCGCCGCTTTGATAGGGGCCAGCCTCGGGTTCCTCTGGTTCAACGCCTACCCGGCCCAGGTCTTTATGGGCGACACCGGGTCCCTGGCCTGCGGCGCGGCCATCGGGACGGTGGCGGTCCTGCTCAAGAAGGAGCTGTTTCTCCTCCTGATCGGTGGAGTCTTCGTGATCGAGGCGCTCTCGGTTCTGCTTCAGAAATCCTACTTCAAGTATTCGCGGCGGCGGTGGGGAGAGGGCCGGCGGATCCTGCGCTGCGCTCCCCTCCACCACCATTTCGAAAAATCCGGCTGGGCGGAAAACAAGATAACGGTCAGGTTCTGGATCTGCGCCATCATCTTCGCGCTTCTGGCCGTGGGGGCGCTGAAACTGCAGTGA
- the murD gene encoding UDP-N-acetylmuramoyl-L-alanine--D-glutamate ligase codes for MEGKNRAAAVMGLGAAGTAAALLLASRGWTVTGFDDDPALLSSKAVRELCSRGIELAPPDRFPLSGKFDLTVASPGVPPSHPLLRRAAAAGIPVLGEVELASRFLDVPFTAVTGTNGKTTTTALLEAVFRRAGRRVVAAGNNGVPLSRIAADPGGLEEAVVELSSFQIERLTTFRPRRAVLLNLAPDHLDRHGGFAAYAEAKLGLFSLQRAGDVAVFPESLRKDVAPRLRPGVRAVSFGEGSADIRIEKGEIVSFLGGEPTTLVAPGALRLRGGHNLENVMAAAAVSLAAGVGPGTFRDAAVAFAGLPHRLELVGEADGVSWWNDSKATNPHAVAASLAAFPSGVVWIAGGRGKAADFAPLRPLVRDRVRLALYLGEAALQLAEELGAEAPWRRCASLEEAVVEARRAAGPGDRVVLAPGCASFDMFKNYRERGDRFRCLVEETLSAPTRPPRGEEVT; via the coding sequence ATGGAGGGGAAAAACCGAGCGGCCGCGGTAATGGGGCTGGGAGCGGCCGGCACCGCCGCCGCCCTGCTGCTGGCTTCCCGGGGCTGGACGGTGACGGGGTTCGACGACGACCCCGCCCTGTTGAGCTCGAAGGCGGTCCGGGAGCTTTGCTCGCGGGGAATCGAACTCGCGCCGCCTGACCGATTTCCGCTTTCGGGGAAGTTCGATCTGACGGTCGCCAGCCCGGGCGTCCCCCCCTCCCATCCTCTTCTTCGGCGGGCGGCGGCCGCGGGGATCCCGGTGCTGGGGGAAGTGGAGCTGGCCTCGCGTTTCCTCGACGTTCCCTTCACCGCCGTGACCGGGACCAACGGCAAGACCACCACCACCGCACTCTTGGAAGCCGTATTCCGCCGCGCGGGGCGCCGGGTCGTAGCCGCCGGAAACAACGGCGTTCCTCTCAGCCGCATCGCCGCGGACCCCGGCGGTCTCGAAGAGGCGGTCGTGGAGCTGAGTTCGTTCCAGATCGAGCGCCTGACGACGTTCCGGCCCCGGCGGGCGGTTCTGCTCAACCTCGCCCCCGATCATCTCGACCGGCACGGCGGTTTTGCCGCCTACGCCGAGGCCAAGCTTGGACTGTTCTCGCTCCAGCGGGCCGGGGACGTAGCCGTCTTCCCGGAGAGCCTGAGGAAAGACGTCGCCCCGCGGCTCCGTCCGGGAGTTCGGGCGGTTTCCTTCGGGGAAGGGAGCGCCGATATCCGGATCGAGAAAGGGGAGATCGTCAGTTTCCTCGGGGGCGAGCCGACGACGTTGGTCGCGCCCGGCGCGCTCCGGCTGCGAGGGGGGCACAACCTGGAGAACGTGATGGCGGCGGCGGCGGTCTCCCTGGCCGCCGGCGTCGGTCCCGGAACGTTCCGGGATGCTGCGGTCGCGTTCGCCGGGCTTCCCCACCGGCTGGAACTGGTGGGGGAAGCCGACGGCGTCAGTTGGTGGAACGATTCCAAGGCGACCAATCCCCATGCCGTGGCGGCGTCGCTGGCCGCTTTTCCCTCCGGCGTCGTCTGGATAGCCGGGGGGAGGGGAAAGGCCGCGGATTTCGCTCCCCTGCGACCCCTCGTCCGCGACCGGGTGCGGCTCGCCCTCTACCTGGGGGAGGCCGCTTTGCAGCTGGCGGAAGAACTGGGCGCGGAAGCCCCCTGGCGCCGGTGCGCCTCCCTGGAGGAAGCCGTGGTCGAGGCGCGCCGCGCGGCCGGTCCCGGGGATCGGGTGGTCCTGGCGCCTGGGTGCGCCAGTTTCGATATGTTCAAGAACTACCGCGAGCGCGGCGACCGGTTCCGATGCCTGGTCGAGGAAACGCTGTCGGCTCCAACGCGCCCCCCCCGGGGGGAGGAGGTAACATGA
- a CDS encoding LysM domain-containing protein, which yields MKKLRVVSYVCVGTLLSVLLWHFICGCQAPVKGREEAVPAPTPLPAPETREDLIEEGIIIEEEPAPAVARPRPAEAPAPAVVSAPAPAPAPEKRSYVVGKGDTLWGISRRFGVSLAELQAANGITDPGRISVGQELTIPGGS from the coding sequence ATGAAGAAGCTCAGGGTGGTCTCATACGTCTGCGTCGGTACGCTGCTTTCGGTGCTGCTGTGGCACTTCATCTGCGGATGCCAGGCCCCGGTCAAGGGGAGAGAGGAAGCCGTCCCGGCCCCGACGCCGCTGCCCGCTCCCGAGACCAGGGAGGACCTGATCGAGGAAGGGATCATCATCGAGGAGGAGCCGGCTCCGGCCGTCGCCCGGCCGCGCCCGGCGGAGGCGCCCGCCCCGGCGGTGGTGTCCGCGCCCGCGCCCGCCCCCGCGCCGGAAAAGCGCAGCTACGTGGTGGGCAAGGGCGATACGCTCTGGGGAATCAGCCGCCGGTTCGGGGTCTCCCTGGCGGAACTGCAGGCGGCCAACGGCATCACCGATCCCGGCCGGATCTCGGTCGGCCAGGAGCTGACCATCCCCGGAGGCAGTTGA